The region CTACGGTGGTGGCTATCAGTGGGAACTCAAGATCCATATCCACTCAGGAGGCCGGCATCACTGCCCCATTGTACAGGGGGCCCTGAGGTGCCCGGTGGCCTGCCCAGGACCTAGAAGACAGGTGGCTCTGGTACTCAAGCACACACCCTGTCCTAGAGCTGGGGAGAAGTCCCTGCCCTTGGTTGGGTGAGGAGACTCATGGGAAATGCACCCACCTGGCTGTTTTCCCCTGCCAAAGCCAATCACCACCTTATCCCCTGCCAAAGAGCCATGTCCTGGGGTCCTTCTGGAGGGGTGACCCTGGACTCTTGGCTCCCCAAGAGCCACTCCAGCACCCCAAGCAGCCTGTGGAGTCACAGGGGAACGATGGTGgccacagccctaggcctgtggGGCTCTGGCATCAGTCTTAATTCCGCGTGCCAAGGTGCTGGTGTGTTCTCAGCAAATCCCAAATTTGCATTTTCTCACCCTTTAATTAGACCCAGTCAGCAGAAGGCTGGGAGAGAGGCTCATTGGGGGACTGGGAAGGGGGGTTCCCTCCAGTCTGGGGAGCTGCTCTCTGCCCTGTGTGGGGAGGAAGAGCCCCTCAAGTCCTCTCAGGTGAAGTAAGGGTTGAAATACCAGAAGGGGGAGGTGTAGGCCTGGCCCTTTGCCTGTTCTGGCCTCACCTCCCCGCTTCTCACTTCCCTCTTGGCTCTGGGGGCAGGTGGTGAGGGAGGTGAGGCTGTGTGGTTCACACCCCCGCTCAGGGTGCCAGGGAAGGCGGGGTgtccttcccagcctccctgcagctGGGCAGATGGCTGCTCTTGGTTCCCAGGAGACCCAGAAGCACCCTGACAGCAGGAGCTCAGCAAAGAGGGAGGTGGTGAGGATCCTGCCACCTGGGGCCTCTGCTGGTGGTTAgtagccccctgcccccaccctggcaGATAGGAACTGGGGTTGGGCCCCTCCCTGTCTCTAGTCTTGAACTGGGAGGGCCAGTTAGGGAGCATCGCCAGCCAGCAAGCACATATCAAACATCCACTGGGTACCAGGCCAAGTTCTGGACACTGCTAACTGCTTTGGGCCCCGTCCTCAGGGAGCTGCCTGCCGtctgagctgggagaggggctATTAAATCACAACAAACCCTTCAGCCCTACTCTGGGCCAGACTCAGTTCTCAGTGCTTTGCATGTAGTAGATCTGAAAGTAACTGGAGCAGTCATACAATGGGCACCCTGTTTCTCTCCATTTATGGGGGGGGACTGAGGCAGAGTGTTAGTAATGGGCCTGGGGTCACACACTGGTCAAGCACGTGGCTCTAAGCAAAAGGAGCAGTGCGTGCAGGGCTGTGAGAGGTGCCTGTGGCCTGtgagaggggctggggcagggccttgAGGCCTATGAGCGCAGGGGTCTGCATTCTGCACTGAgcacaggggagaggggaggtgtgTAGGGTGCAGCTGAAATGGGAAATAGGCACAGGGAAGCTGGGCACCAAGGAGAGGAGGGCAACTGGGGTGAaggagagcagggggagggggctgggcttcAGAGGCACTGTGGGAGGTGGTACAGAGCAGCAGGACTCAGTGACTGATGGATGGATGGCGACAAGGGGCCCACGAGGGCAGTGGAGCTGGTGGGGCTGTGTGCCAGGCCTCCAGGTTGGGCAGGGGAAGAAACACTTGGCTCAGAATTGGACACAGCAGGCCAGGGAGGGTGGCAACCTTCAAGTCCATCAGGATGACCATCTGAGCTGGAGTGGCTTGGGCACCCTCAATGCACAGGTCACCAGCAGGAGGTGTAGCTGGTATAGGGGGAAATCTAGGTGGACTCTTGGACTTAGATCCAAGTGGAAGCATTATTTGCAGGTAGAGTGCAGCAAACCAGGAGGTGGGCAttggaggcagagcccagccagCTGAGGGACCCACAGGATAATGAATTCAGGGGCACACCAGGGGCCCCCTGGCAttgcctgcctccccaccctATCCTTGGCCCCCCCTTGCTCCCCCTCCTCTGATGGAGGGTGGCATGGGTCTAGCTGCTGCCTAGGATGGTGCATTTGGCCCTGGGCCCTCACTGGAGCTGGCTGGTTGTGTTTCAGAACAAAGTTCTGGATGTGGATGGCACGAAGGTGAAGCTGCAGGTGAGGGGTGACTGGGGGGAGTTGAGGGCAGGGGGCACCTGGAGGGACTGGGCAGCCCTGACCGCTGGACCATACCCCTTGCCGCAGATCTGGGACACAGCCGGCCAGGAGCGGTTCCGCAGTGTCACACACGCTTACTACCGCGACGCTCATGGTGAGCTCGTGGGCATGCAGCCCCAGGGAATTGGGGCCATGCTCTGTGGGTGTTCTGCTCCCTAGGCTTCTGCTTGGAGGAGGGTGCCCAGGGTGTGAGGGAGGCAGAAGCGCCAAGGGTGTGACATGTGAGGGTGTGGGTGATGGATGGGGAGCCGCCGTGGGCTTCAGGGGGTATCCTCATTTGCCCTCTGCCCCCAGCACTGCTGTTGCTCTATGATGTCACCAACAAGGCCTCCTTTGACAGCATCCAGGTCAGTGGCTTCCTTCCTGGTTGGGGTGACAGGTCATAATGGAGCTTGACCACAGATGGCATCAGGGTTCCAGAGTTCTGAGGGCCCTACTGATagtggggaggaggaaagaaCCCTTCTTCATGGCCCAAGTACGGTGGCTCAGGTTGACCGTGAGCTGCAGGGGGGCCTGAGTGACTTTCCAGTTCAGCAGCCCAACACCTGAGATAAGGTACCTGTTGGATTCCCTCCGGAACAGCACACAAGGAGCACTGGTTCTGATCCTCTTAGCCAAACACTGAGAGGCACCCTGTGGCACCCTGTGAGGTGTCCTGGAGGGGCCAGGGGTTGCCGGGAGCACTAGCTTCCAGCCTGGCCTCAGCTCTTCCCGAACAGGCCTGGCTGGCAGAGATCCAAGAGTACGCCCAGCACGACGTGGTGCTCATGCTGCTGGGGAACAAGGTGGGCACCCCAGCCTGTCTTCTCTCCCCTGGCTCTGCAGGGGGAAGGGTGGTAGGGAAGTGAACCCGGGGCCAGCTCTCACCCAGACTCTTGTGCCAGGTGGACTCTGCTCAGGAGCGTGTGGTGAAGAGGGAGGATGGGGAGAAACTGGCTAAGGTGAGTTGGGGTTTGCAGCGTGGCCAGGGGGTGCCCTTGAGGCTTCAGGGCTGTGGCTGTCCCCATCAGTCTGCAGCTGGCTGTTTGCAGGAGTATGGGCTACCATTCATGGAGACCAGCGCCAAGACGGGCCTTAACGTGGACTTGGCCTTCACAGCCATAGCAAAGTAAGTCCTGCCAGTCACCAGGAAGAACCACCCCCCCCCCAGACCTAGGGTCTGAATCCCTTTGTTGGAGGCATAGGCCACCCTGTTCCATGGTCATCCCTGCCCCACAGGGAGCTGAAGCAGCGCTCCACGAAGGCCCCCAGCGAGCATCGCTTTCGGCTGCACGACTATGTCAGGAGGGAGGGCCGGGGGGCCTCCTGCTGCAGACCCTGAACCTGGCTGGGCACGGCCACTGGGGTATCCTCCTGGAAGGCTGGACAGAGTCTACATGTCCCTGATGTCATCACCCAGCAGTCAACCCCAGGGTGTCTGTTTCTAACAAGTCCACATCTGGGCAGCCATCTAGACCCTTGGTCCCAATAAATGGGCCTCAGGAAGCCAAAGGGTCCACAGGCCTCCTTCACCTTCTCCTGCTTGAAGGCTCTCACAGAAAAGCAACCATCTTCTGCACCAGATGGGCCCCTACAGTGTATAGACTGCCGGGTGCCTCCCACCATGGCACTCTGCTGCCCCCTCCTGGGCACGCCCAGCTCTGAGGAGCATGCATCCAGTGCCTAATTGCCTAGAAAGCCATGTCTTCTGCTGCATATGCTGCCCAGGAAGGAAAAAGCCTAATTCCTGTCCATGCCTGGGGCAGCGGGCCTCACTGCAAATCACATCATGCATCTGTGCTCCAAGGACCAGAGCGGCCTGCTCATGGCCCACCCACTAGGAGGCCCCGGCTGCCAACAGGGTCTTTCACATTACCTTGGAGGATGCCAAGGCTGTGGCTTTGTAATGCAGTGAATTGCATGTGGGAAGTCACAGAAATGTCAGGGAAACTAGGACTGCCAGCCTTCACCTGCTGCCCAGGGTACCGTACTGGGCCCGGCCCACAGCTGAGGCCAGTGCTTGCTGTGGTCAAGCCAGGGGGTGGGCAAGGAGCTCCACCTCGTACTAAAATCTTCAAGTCAGTCTTCTGAGAGCTTTTGTTTCTGGTCCTAGTGAATAAAGTTGTGTCCAGTGGAGTGCCTGCCTTGTCCATTGAAATAAAGCGACTGCTCAGGTCCTGTTAGTTCATGGCCCACCCCCAGGGCAAAggcacaaaaatttattttttggccTCAGACAAAAATAAAGAAGGCCCTTCAAATAGGTGGGAAGTCACTGGTATGAACTTCCATCTTCATGCCTCTACCCCTTACTGAGGACTGCCCAGAGAAAGCCAGTCATCCCAAGGAGCCCTCTGGGATGCAAACAGGTGTGAAAATAAAGACACATGTGCTCTGATCAACTCACTGCCTTTGCTTTATTGTTAAGCTCTTCAGATATGGACTCccgcctgacccccaggcccctggaAAGATGTAGACTTACCTCAAAGTCTTCAGCCAGGTCACTGATGGCTCTGACATTAGTGGGCCATGTAGAGACCTTACAAGGCCCAAAACTTGATGGGATCTTGCCTACCACCCAAGAATTCTCAGTGGAGGCAGGAAAGGGAAAGCGCTCCAGAGGGAAAACGTCAGCTAAGGCCAGTCAAGACACCTCCAGCTCCCAGCTGGACCACAGGGGCTTTTACTGGAGGGTTCTGCTGTGCTCGAGACAAGTTTTCCTGAGCCCTTTTAACGCTTCTCCTTCCATTGAGTCCAGCCCTGTAACAAAAAACTTtgtggggaaagaaggaaggaaaaatgctGGGCTTTCTATCATGTTTAGAGTCAAGGCACCAGCTACAGAACAGAAAATATTCTCAAGGGTCTAGGGAGGGGTGATCAGGCAGGCTTACTGACCCTGGCTGATTAGCAAATGCCAGACTGTTTTCAGAAATAGTTGTTTCTCTTACCCCGCAGCTGGCTCCTTGGTTTCAAGGACATAACCCCTCAACAGAATGTTTCTATCCAAGGACATAGCCATACGAGATATTTTAtgttccacaatggctgcatcaATTCCAAGGATATActccagtatcttttttttttttaacattttttattgatttataatcattttacaatgttgtgtcaaattccagtgttcagcacaatttttcagtcattcatggacatatacacactcattgtcacattttttctctgagttatcataacattttgtgtatatttccctgtgctatacagtgtaatcttgtttatctattctacaattttgaaatcctagtctatcccttcccac is a window of Vicugna pacos chromosome 18, VicPac4, whole genome shotgun sequence DNA encoding:
- the RAB26 gene encoding ras-related protein Rab-26 isoform X2, encoding MSRKKTPKSKGGSAPATSALPAANGPRPVRPGTARPGSKTSPNGLPQQGRSSLGGGGDFYDVAFKVMLVGDSGVGKTCVLVRFKDGAFLAGTFISTVGIDFRNKVLDVDGTKVKLQIWDTAGQERFRSVTHAYYRDAHALLLLYDVTNKASFDSIQAWLAEIQEYAQHDVVLMLLGNKVDSAQERVVKREDGEKLAKEYGLPFMETSAKTGLNVDLAFTAIAKELKQRSTKAPSEHRFRLHDYVRREGRGASCCRP
- the RAB26 gene encoding ras-related protein Rab-26 isoform X1 — protein: MSRKKTPKSKGGSAPATSALPAANGPRPVRPGTARPGSKTSPNGLPQQGRSSLGGGGDFYDVAFKVMLVGDSGVGKTCVLVRFKDGAFLAGTFISTVGIDFRNKVLDVDGTKVKLQIWDTAGQERFRSVTHAYYRDAHALLLLYDVTNKASFDSIQAWLAEIQEYAQHDVVLMLLGNKVDSAQERVVKREDGEKLAKVSWGLQRGQGVPLRLQGCGCPHQSAAGCLQEYGLPFMETSAKTGLNVDLAFTAIAKELKQRSTKAPSEHRFRLHDYVRREGRGASCCRP